The proteins below come from a single Drosophila teissieri strain GT53w chromosome 3L, Prin_Dtei_1.1, whole genome shotgun sequence genomic window:
- the LOC122617252 gene encoding transcription elongation factor 1 homolog, whose protein sequence is MGRRKSKRKGPPRRKNIVPMPLLFDCPFCNHKQACEVKIDKAKKLGRIACNVCQELFQTSVNYLTEAIDIFNDWIDACEEQN, encoded by the exons ATGGGTCGTCGCAAGTCCAAACGCAAAGGACCcccaagaagaaaaaacattgTGCCGATGCCCCTTCTTTTCGATTGTCCTTTCTGCAATCACAAGCAGGCATGTGAAGTGAAAAT AGATAAGGCGAAAAAACTGGGAAGAATTGCCTGTAACGTGTGTCAGGAATTGTTTCAAACCTCTGTAAACTATCTTACAGAAGCCATTGATATTTTCAACGATTGGATTGATGCTTGCGAGGAGCAGAATTag
- the LOC122617995 gene encoding probable serine/threonine-protein kinase ifkC, whose translation MQSNKVVFVFFGIIAMVMAASLSSKVQEQDDVISDRRFRWEFSQDSDESANDLQEDNDDDVENDDDQDDSGSGSEEIWIIEYPEGYESASDESASNESASDESASNES comes from the exons ATGCAGTCCAACAAGGTTGTCTTCGTGTTCTTTG GTATCATCGCCATGGTGATGGCCGCCAGCCTCTCCTCAAAAGTTCAGGAACAGGATGATGTGATCAGCGATCGTCGTTTCCGTTGGGAATTTTCGCAGGATTCTGATGAGTCTGCCAACGATTTGCAAGAGGACAATGATGATGACGTTGAGAACGATGACGATCAAGATGATAGCGGTAGCGGATCCGAGGAAATTTGGATCATAGAATATCCTGAAGGCTACGAAAGCGCCTCCGATGAAAGTGCCTCCAATGAAAGTGCCTCTGATGAAAGCGCCTCCAATGAATCTTAA